The Actinomycetota bacterium genome includes a region encoding these proteins:
- a CDS encoding adenylate kinase: protein MRLLLLGPPGAGKGTQARKLAERLGVPHVASGELLRQAAADRSPIGLKAKAYMDRGEYVPDEIMIWFISEHLNELGADGFVLDGFPRTIEQAKALDLELDTEQRPLQIVIGLDVPDDEVERRLTGRRTCPSCQRTYHMHYDPPAVDEVCDEDGTKLATRPDDEPETVRRRLQVFHQQTDGLYDYFRERGNLVSVDGCGELDEVSKRIDEAIEAGPR from the coding sequence TTGCGTTTGCTCCTCCTAGGACCGCCCGGCGCCGGCAAGGGGACCCAGGCCCGCAAGCTCGCGGAACGCCTGGGCGTGCCTCACGTGGCGTCCGGCGAGCTGCTCCGCCAGGCGGCGGCAGACCGCAGCCCGATCGGACTGAAGGCGAAGGCCTACATGGATCGGGGCGAGTACGTCCCCGACGAGATCATGATCTGGTTCATCTCCGAGCACCTCAACGAGCTCGGGGCGGACGGGTTCGTCCTGGACGGTTTCCCCCGCACGATCGAGCAGGCAAAGGCGCTGGACCTGGAGCTCGACACCGAGCAGCGGCCGCTCCAGATCGTCATCGGGCTGGACGTGCCGGACGACGAGGTCGAGCGCCGGCTGACCGGGCGCCGGACCTGCCCCTCCTGCCAGCGGACCTACCACATGCACTACGACCCCCCCGCCGTGGACGAGGTCTGCGACGAGGACGGCACGAAGCTGGCCACCCGTCCGGACGACGAGCCCGAGACGGTCCGCCGGCGGTTGCAGGTCTTCCACCAGCAGACGGACGGTCTGTACGACTACTTCCGGGAGCGGGGTAACCTGGTGTCCGTCGACGGCTGTGGTGAGCTCGACGAGGTCAGCAAGCGGATCGACGAGGCCATCGAGGCAGGGCCCAGATGA
- the rpsM gene encoding 30S ribosomal protein S13: MARIAGVDLPRDKRADVALTYIFGVGPTTAKDICERTNVGPERKIRDLTDEEVARIREWIDANLTVEGELRREVQQSIRRKIEIQSYQGRRHVMGLPVRGQRTRTNSRTRKGPRKAVAGKRKKVGKKG, from the coding sequence ATGGCCCGAATCGCCGGAGTAGACCTTCCACGCGACAAGCGCGCGGACGTGGCGCTGACCTACATCTTCGGGGTAGGGCCGACGACGGCCAAGGACATCTGCGAGCGCACGAACGTGGGTCCCGAGCGCAAGATCCGCGACCTCACCGACGAAGAGGTGGCCAGGATCCGCGAGTGGATCGACGCGAACCTCACCGTCGAGGGCGAGCTCCGTCGGGAGGTCCAGCAGTCGATCCGGCGCAAGATCGAGATCCAGTCCTACCAGGGCCGGCGCCACGTCATGGGGCTCCCGGTCCGGGGTCAGAGGACGCGCACCAACTCCCGCACCCGGAAGGGTCCGCGCAAGGCGGTCGCCGGGAAGCGGAAGAAGGTCGGGAAGAAGGGCTAA
- the rpmJ gene encoding 50S ribosomal protein L36, whose product MKVRASVKKMCDKCKVIRRRGRVLVICENPRHKQRQGA is encoded by the coding sequence GTGAAGGTTCGCGCGTCGGTGAAGAAGATGTGTGACAAGTGCAAGGTGATCCGCCGCCGGGGGCGGGTGCTCGTCATATGCGAGAACCCCCGCCACAAGCAGCGGCAAGGAGCGTGA